A genomic stretch from Desulfohalobium retbaense DSM 5692 includes:
- the msrB gene encoding peptide-methionine (R)-S-oxide reductase MsrB, translating into MKTLLFAFVLIIAGAGQLHASKNSATAYFAGGCFWCVEADLEKRPGVKEVVSGYSGGEEPDPSYEEVASGQTGHRESVKVIYDPEIVSYTTLLDHFWRSIDPTDPGGSFGDRGHQYTSAVYYQNEDERQAAEDSKARLDASGRFDAPVVTAIEPFTGFFPAEEYHQDYYQTHAVRYTTYRFFSGRDRFLESHWPKNQDSANKGPRSADNSSREDLQSRLSPIQFEVTQNDGTEPAFDNAYWNNKQPGIYVDVVSGEPLFSSTDKFDSGTGWPSFTKPLEPENIIEREDRKLFMVRTEVRSRQGDSHLGHVFADGPEPTGLRYCINSAALRFIPADDLASEGYARYEDLFQE; encoded by the coding sequence ATGAAGACGCTTCTTTTTGCTTTTGTGTTGATTATAGCCGGAGCGGGCCAGCTGCACGCCTCCAAGAACTCGGCCACGGCCTATTTCGCTGGCGGGTGCTTCTGGTGCGTCGAAGCCGACCTGGAAAAGCGCCCAGGCGTCAAGGAGGTGGTTTCCGGCTATAGTGGTGGCGAGGAGCCCGACCCGAGCTACGAAGAGGTCGCCTCCGGACAGACCGGGCACCGCGAGAGCGTCAAGGTTATCTACGACCCCGAAATTGTGTCGTATACAACGCTTCTGGATCACTTTTGGCGCAGCATCGACCCCACCGATCCCGGGGGGTCGTTTGGCGACCGCGGTCACCAGTATACCTCGGCGGTGTATTATCAAAACGAGGACGAACGCCAGGCCGCGGAAGACTCCAAAGCCCGCCTGGACGCCTCCGGCCGTTTCGACGCCCCGGTGGTCACGGCCATTGAGCCCTTCACCGGATTTTTCCCTGCCGAGGAGTACCATCAGGACTATTACCAGACCCATGCCGTACGGTATACAACCTACCGCTTCTTTTCCGGCCGGGATCGGTTTCTGGAAAGCCATTGGCCAAAGAACCAGGATTCGGCGAACAAAGGCCCCCGATCCGCTGACAACTCCTCCCGCGAGGACTTGCAAAGCCGTCTGAGCCCGATCCAATTCGAGGTCACCCAGAATGACGGCACCGAGCCCGCCTTTGACAACGCCTATTGGAACAATAAGCAGCCCGGCATCTACGTTGATGTGGTTTCCGGCGAACCGCTTTTCTCTTCCACCGACAAATTTGATTCCGGCACCGGCTGGCCAAGCTTCACCAAACCTCTGGAACCGGAGAACATCATCGAGCGCGAAGACCGCAAACTATTCATGGTCCGCACCGAAGTCCGTTCGCGCCAGGGAGATTCCCATCTGGGCCATGTCTTTGCGGACGGCCCCGAACCCACGGGACTGCGCTATTGCATCAATTCCGCCGCCCTGCGGTTCATCCCGGCCGACGATCTGGCAAGCGAAGGGTATGCACGCTACGAGGACCTCTTTCAGGAGTAA
- a CDS encoding M23 family metallopeptidase codes for MGLQKGKQLCRMVWAGSVCLVVLGLFPGVAMALTVNAPQEVPLGKPFRIQITAEAGLSEIGVHWLGSVLHLPVGGGEKAESFECLLGSDVKSASAGEYALEVRARRGGQEVVVRRWVRLAEAAYPLQRLSLPSSQVDLSQSALDRHYREKARVMRALSRSSPAKHWRLPLKRPVPQAVGSVYGLRREINGQPRSPHRGVDFRAPAGTPVRSVAAGRVALVGDHFFAGKSVYVDHGWGMVSMYFHLRGARVQEGERVGRGAVLGRCGATGRVTGAHLHFGLSLLGQLVDPLPLLNVSSGQ; via the coding sequence ATGGGCCTACAGAAAGGGAAACAGCTGTGCCGGATGGTCTGGGCCGGGAGTGTGTGTTTGGTTGTCCTGGGACTGTTTCCCGGGGTGGCAATGGCATTGACGGTCAACGCCCCTCAGGAGGTGCCGCTTGGAAAGCCGTTTCGGATCCAGATTACCGCTGAGGCCGGCCTGTCGGAAATCGGCGTGCACTGGCTTGGTTCTGTCCTGCACTTGCCGGTGGGGGGTGGTGAAAAGGCGGAGTCATTCGAGTGCCTGTTGGGCTCCGACGTCAAATCGGCCTCAGCCGGAGAGTATGCGCTCGAAGTTCGGGCCAGGCGGGGCGGACAAGAGGTGGTTGTGCGCCGGTGGGTACGTCTGGCGGAGGCTGCATACCCCTTGCAGCGGCTCTCGCTGCCGTCCTCCCAGGTCGACCTGAGTCAGTCGGCCTTGGACCGCCATTACCGGGAAAAGGCCCGCGTTATGCGTGCCCTCTCACGGAGTTCCCCGGCCAAGCACTGGCGTTTGCCGCTCAAGCGCCCGGTGCCCCAGGCGGTGGGCTCGGTCTACGGCTTGCGCCGGGAGATCAACGGGCAGCCGCGATCGCCCCATCGCGGAGTGGACTTCCGGGCGCCGGCCGGCACGCCGGTTCGCAGTGTCGCTGCAGGGCGGGTGGCCCTGGTCGGCGACCATTTTTTTGCCGGAAAAAGTGTTTATGTCGATCACGGCTGGGGCATGGTCAGCATGTATTTCCATCTTCGCGGGGCCAGGGTTCAGGAGGGCGAACGCGTTGGTCGGGGAGCGGTGTTGGGCCGGTGCGGCGCCACGGGCCGGGTGACCGGGGCCCATCTCCATTTCGGGCTCAGTCTGCTTGGCCAATTGGTGGACCCGTTGCCCCTTTTGAACGTTTCAAGCGGGCAGTAA